From the genome of Rathayibacter sp. VKM Ac-2759, one region includes:
- a CDS encoding response regulator transcription factor, with amino-acid sequence MPAAVSTLLRSPESAPPLPDDPVRSICVIDDHAIVRSGIAELLRGTADLRADAVASTVAEIEEDAAAFDLVILDLRLGDGSEAGENVSRLMRRGTRVLIFSAGDDPDSVRSAARAGALGMVRKSEDDSVLLDAVRSAAQGVAVASTDWAAALDADVELADAGLSAREREVLALYAAGEKAQRVAYLTGLSRDTVTHYVGRIRAKYARVGRHAGTKVELYIRAIEDGLLEGPL; translated from the coding sequence ATGCCCGCCGCCGTGAGCACCCTTCTCCGCAGCCCCGAATCAGCACCGCCCCTCCCCGACGACCCCGTGCGCTCGATCTGCGTGATCGACGATCACGCCATCGTGCGGTCGGGGATCGCCGAGCTGCTGCGCGGCACCGCCGATCTGCGGGCCGATGCGGTCGCCTCCACCGTCGCCGAGATCGAGGAGGACGCCGCCGCGTTCGATCTCGTCATCCTCGACCTCCGGCTCGGCGACGGCAGCGAGGCTGGCGAGAACGTCTCGCGGCTGATGCGCCGCGGCACGCGCGTCCTGATCTTCTCGGCCGGCGACGATCCCGACTCGGTCCGCTCCGCCGCCCGGGCCGGCGCCCTGGGGATGGTGCGCAAGTCCGAGGACGACTCCGTGCTCCTCGACGCCGTCCGCTCGGCGGCGCAAGGCGTCGCGGTCGCCTCGACCGACTGGGCCGCCGCGCTCGACGCCGACGTCGAGCTCGCCGACGCCGGCCTCAGCGCTCGCGAGCGCGAGGTGCTCGCCCTCTACGCGGCGGGCGAGAAGGCCCAGCGCGTCGCCTACCTCACCGGGCTGTCGCGCGACACGGTCACCCACTACGTCGGGCGGATCCGCGCCAAGTACGCGCGGGTCGGCCGTCA
- a CDS encoding HNH endonuclease signature motif containing protein: MASAAEIRPAEATLDAIREGADEVGRLAREASPSLLASDIRLYQVYRAALSIPLSFARGGLSNRESNHLVERSIRAELAVGSGVSERDVAHDLERAHLLVEDLPATRAALAEARMRWTTGIVICSVAATLPQESLAEFDARAADAALTRTPAQLRRLLARLRDELHETPLAERHARARQDRAVWLTPEIDGMATLSAHLPAPLALGAYHRLDRIARTLRGDEHGAVADGGRTGDERTLAQLRADALTDLLCDGDIAGTTPAGDGPTASPTFVPGVRAEVRVTLPASTASGVDDAPADLDGYGAIPATVARELAGVAATFTRVLTDPGTGAVVSVGRTHRVPPAQMRLALQLRDQTCRFPGCTRRASTAEADHTLEWRNGGHTSLENLASLCTAHHHVRHGDRWTYRLHPDGTAEWTTPTGRRATTRPPALPGRPPAPPPRFSGTHTTAGTADPT; encoded by the coding sequence ATGGCATCAGCAGCAGAGATCAGACCCGCGGAGGCGACACTCGACGCGATCCGCGAGGGCGCCGACGAGGTCGGCCGGCTCGCCCGCGAGGCGTCGCCGTCACTGCTCGCCTCCGACATCCGCCTGTACCAGGTGTACCGGGCTGCGCTCTCGATCCCGCTCTCGTTCGCGCGCGGCGGCCTGTCGAATCGTGAGTCGAACCATCTCGTGGAGCGGTCGATCCGGGCGGAGCTGGCGGTCGGGTCCGGAGTGTCCGAACGCGATGTGGCCCACGACCTCGAGCGCGCGCACCTGCTGGTCGAGGACCTCCCGGCCACCCGGGCGGCCCTCGCCGAAGCGCGGATGCGGTGGACGACCGGCATCGTCATCTGCTCCGTCGCGGCGACCCTGCCCCAGGAGTCCCTCGCCGAGTTCGACGCTCGCGCGGCCGACGCGGCACTGACCAGGACCCCCGCCCAGCTGCGACGCCTCCTGGCGCGGCTGCGGGACGAGCTGCACGAGACGCCCCTCGCCGAACGGCACGCACGCGCCCGCCAGGACCGCGCGGTGTGGCTCACTCCCGAGATCGACGGGATGGCGACGCTCTCCGCGCACCTGCCGGCGCCGCTCGCCCTCGGCGCGTATCACCGCCTCGACCGCATCGCTCGGACCCTCCGCGGCGACGAGCACGGCGCTGTCGCCGACGGCGGCCGCACCGGCGACGAGCGCACGCTCGCCCAGCTGCGCGCCGACGCCCTCACCGACCTGCTCTGCGACGGCGACATCGCCGGCACCACTCCGGCCGGCGACGGCCCGACGGCCTCGCCGACGTTCGTCCCCGGAGTGCGCGCCGAGGTGCGAGTGACGCTTCCCGCGAGCACCGCCTCCGGGGTCGACGACGCCCCCGCCGACCTCGACGGGTACGGCGCGATCCCCGCGACCGTCGCCCGAGAACTCGCGGGAGTCGCCGCCACGTTCACCCGCGTCCTCACCGACCCCGGCACCGGCGCCGTCGTCTCGGTCGGCCGCACCCACCGCGTCCCGCCCGCGCAGATGCGCCTCGCCCTCCAGCTGCGCGATCAGACCTGCCGCTTCCCCGGGTGCACCCGACGAGCGTCCACCGCCGAGGCCGACCACACCCTCGAATGGCGCAACGGCGGCCACACCTCCCTCGAGAACCTCGCGTCGCTCTGCACCGCCCACCACCACGTCCGGCACGGCGACCGCTGGACCTACCGACTCCACCCCGACGGGACCGCGGAGTGGACCACCCCCACCGGCCGCCGCGCCACCACCCGGCCACCCGCGCTCCCCGGACGCCCACCCGCACCACCCCCGCGGTTCAGCGGGACCCATACCACCGCAGGCACCGCGGACCCGACATGA